A genomic stretch from Oryzias latipes chromosome 24, ASM223467v1 includes:
- the smyd2 gene encoding N-lysine methyltransferase SMYD2 isoform X2: MRLILAGRPTEEDTMTGSIDGLEMFSSPEKGRGLRVSRAFSVGELLFSCPAYSSVLSVTERGSCCDLCFRRKEGLARCGKCKKAFYCNTSCQADWAMHRLECSAMVAFGENWCPSETSRLVARILAKKKMQKGRCDSEKILLIGEMQSHLEDEDNEKKERTELDIAGLGRFFSKHLEVPSHKDLLTLFSQVACNGFTIEDDELSHMGTAVYPDVALINHSCLPSVIVTFNGTLAQVRAVQDMKPGDEVLISYIDLLYPTDDRNSRLRESYYFTCNCLECQNKQKDKVKLKVRKQSDPIEPQVISNMTRYAKNTIREFRAMKSTKTPSELLEMCEQSLEEMGAVFEDSNVYVLHMMYQAMGVCIYMQDADGALRYGEKVARYYSKRYHPYSLNVSSLYLKLGRIYMALGRHSAGINALTKAMAIMEVAHGKDHQYLKDIRKELSQK, from the exons ATGAGACTCATTCTGGCAGGGAGACCCACGGAGGAGGACACGATGACAGGCAGCATCGACGGCCTGGAGATGTTCAGCAGCCCAGAAAAGGGACGAGGTCTCCGCGTCAGCAGAGCCTTCAGCGTCGGGGAGCTGCTGTTCAGCTGCCCGGCGTATTCCTCCGTGCTGTCGGTCACCGAGAGAGGCAGCTGCTGCGACCTCTGCTTTCGCAG gaaggAAGGATTAGCAAGGTGTGGGAAATGCAAGAAAGCGTTTTACTGCAATACAAGCTGCCAG GCAGACTGGGCCATGCACAGGCTGGAGTGTTCAGCCATGGTTGCGTTTGGGGAGAACTGGTGCCCCTCAGAGACGTCCCGTTTGGTCGCCCGGATCCTGGCTAAGAAG aaaatgcaaaaagggAGGTGTGATTCTGAGAAGATACTGCTCATTGGAGAAATGCAATCAC ATTTGGAGGATGAAGACAATGAGAAAAAAGAGAGGACTGAGCTGGACATTGCAGGACTTGGTCGCTTTTTCTCCAAACACTTGGAGGTGCCGTCCCACAAAGACCTGCTCACACTCTTCTCACAG GTTGCCTGTAACGGTTTCACAATAGAGGATGATGAGCTTTCACACATGGGTACTGCAGTTTACCCAGA CGTGGCTCTGATAAACCACAGCTGTCTACCCAGCGTCATCGTCACATTCAACGGGACACTGGCCCAGGTCAGGGCCGTGCAGGACATGAAACCTGGAGACGAG GTTCTCATTAGCTACATCGACCTCCTGTACCCCACGGATGACCGCAACAGCAGGCTGAGGGAATCCTACTACTTCACCTGCAACTGTCTGGAgtgccaaaacaaacaaaag GACAAGGTGAAGCTAAAGGTGCGGAAGCAGAGTGACCCCATCGAGCCACAGGTCATCAGTAACATGACGCGCTACGCCAAAAACACCATCAGAGAGTTCAGAGCTATGAAAAGCACTAAAA CTCCTAGTGAGTTGCTGGAGATGTGCGAGCAGAGCTTGGAGGAAATGGGAGCAGTATTTGAGGACTCCAATGTTTACGTTCTCCACATGATGTACCAGGCCATGGGGGTGTGCATTTACATGCAGGACGCAGACGGAGCACTCCGATATGGAGAGAAGGTCGCAAGATATTACAG CAAACGTTACCATCCATACTCCTTAAATGTGTCGTCCCTTTACCTGAAGCTGGGCAGGATCTACATGGCACTGGGGAGGCACTCGGCAGGAATCAACGCTCTCACAAAG GCAATGGCTATAATGGAAGTGGCTCATGGGAAGGATCACCAGTATCTTAAAGACATACGCAAagaattatcacaaaaatga
- the smyd2 gene encoding N-lysine methyltransferase SMYD2 isoform X1 gives MRLILAGRPTEEDTMTGSIDGLEMFSSPEKGRGLRVSRAFSVGELLFSCPAYSSVLSVTERGSCCDLCFRRKEGLARCGKCKKAFYCNTSCQKADWAMHRLECSAMVAFGENWCPSETSRLVARILAKKKMQKGRCDSEKILLIGEMQSHLEDEDNEKKERTELDIAGLGRFFSKHLEVPSHKDLLTLFSQVACNGFTIEDDELSHMGTAVYPDVALINHSCLPSVIVTFNGTLAQVRAVQDMKPGDEVLISYIDLLYPTDDRNSRLRESYYFTCNCLECQNKQKDKVKLKVRKQSDPIEPQVISNMTRYAKNTIREFRAMKSTKTPSELLEMCEQSLEEMGAVFEDSNVYVLHMMYQAMGVCIYMQDADGALRYGEKVARYYSKRYHPYSLNVSSLYLKLGRIYMALGRHSAGINALTKAMAIMEVAHGKDHQYLKDIRKELSQK, from the exons ATGAGACTCATTCTGGCAGGGAGACCCACGGAGGAGGACACGATGACAGGCAGCATCGACGGCCTGGAGATGTTCAGCAGCCCAGAAAAGGGACGAGGTCTCCGCGTCAGCAGAGCCTTCAGCGTCGGGGAGCTGCTGTTCAGCTGCCCGGCGTATTCCTCCGTGCTGTCGGTCACCGAGAGAGGCAGCTGCTGCGACCTCTGCTTTCGCAG gaaggAAGGATTAGCAAGGTGTGGGAAATGCAAGAAAGCGTTTTACTGCAATACAAGCTGCCAG AAGGCAGACTGGGCCATGCACAGGCTGGAGTGTTCAGCCATGGTTGCGTTTGGGGAGAACTGGTGCCCCTCAGAGACGTCCCGTTTGGTCGCCCGGATCCTGGCTAAGAAG aaaatgcaaaaagggAGGTGTGATTCTGAGAAGATACTGCTCATTGGAGAAATGCAATCAC ATTTGGAGGATGAAGACAATGAGAAAAAAGAGAGGACTGAGCTGGACATTGCAGGACTTGGTCGCTTTTTCTCCAAACACTTGGAGGTGCCGTCCCACAAAGACCTGCTCACACTCTTCTCACAG GTTGCCTGTAACGGTTTCACAATAGAGGATGATGAGCTTTCACACATGGGTACTGCAGTTTACCCAGA CGTGGCTCTGATAAACCACAGCTGTCTACCCAGCGTCATCGTCACATTCAACGGGACACTGGCCCAGGTCAGGGCCGTGCAGGACATGAAACCTGGAGACGAG GTTCTCATTAGCTACATCGACCTCCTGTACCCCACGGATGACCGCAACAGCAGGCTGAGGGAATCCTACTACTTCACCTGCAACTGTCTGGAgtgccaaaacaaacaaaag GACAAGGTGAAGCTAAAGGTGCGGAAGCAGAGTGACCCCATCGAGCCACAGGTCATCAGTAACATGACGCGCTACGCCAAAAACACCATCAGAGAGTTCAGAGCTATGAAAAGCACTAAAA CTCCTAGTGAGTTGCTGGAGATGTGCGAGCAGAGCTTGGAGGAAATGGGAGCAGTATTTGAGGACTCCAATGTTTACGTTCTCCACATGATGTACCAGGCCATGGGGGTGTGCATTTACATGCAGGACGCAGACGGAGCACTCCGATATGGAGAGAAGGTCGCAAGATATTACAG CAAACGTTACCATCCATACTCCTTAAATGTGTCGTCCCTTTACCTGAAGCTGGGCAGGATCTACATGGCACTGGGGAGGCACTCGGCAGGAATCAACGCTCTCACAAAG GCAATGGCTATAATGGAAGTGGCTCATGGGAAGGATCACCAGTATCTTAAAGACATACGCAAagaattatcacaaaaatga